In Coriobacteriia bacterium, the DNA window GTTTGCATCCATCACGAGAAGCACGGTCGAGTTGGACAGAGCGATGCTGGGCGTGGTGCGCGCAGTAAGCGACGTCACGGTGGCGGCCACCGTCTGCCCGAGGCGACTCTGGGGGCCGTAGCCCCACGGCTTGAAGACGATGTCGTAGGTCTCGCCAGGGGTGGCCTTGTCGGCCGAGAAGCCGGAGATGAGCCGCGCAGGCGACGAGGCGAGACGCCGCAGCCGCGAGCCTTCCGACGCCGGCGACGTGCGCTCGGCGGTGGCAGCGGGCGTGCCTTGCGGGAGTGGGGCGACGCGAACCGGCAGAGCACCCGTTGTCACGACCAGTGCGCCCTTGTAGGCATCAGGCGCGGGTGTGGAAGACGTGCCCGCCTGCTCCGATGAGGCGCTGCCCGACGTTCGGTTGAGCAGCATCTGCCCGCCGACAAGCGCCAGCGCGACGATGGCGACCCCTGCGATCGCGAACAGCCACCTGCGGTTCACCGCGTCCCCCGTTCGATCTCCTCTGCGTGCACCCGGGCGTTTTGCGCCATGGCGGCCTCGCCGGCAGTCTCGTAGACCTGTGCGAGTGTCGCCCACGCCTGCGCATCGTTGGGAGCATAGCGCACGGCGGTCGTCAGCGAAGTGATCGCTTCGTCGATTCGTCCCAGCCCGGCGAGTGCACTGCCGCGGGCGGCCCAGCGGTAGCCGTTCTCCGGGTCGAGGCCGACGGAGCGCTCGATGATCGGCAGCGCACGCT includes these proteins:
- a CDS encoding tetratricopeptide repeat protein, giving the protein AATSPAAAGDASAYADAERAMVAARTRLPHDTLVVAQLGDVYLAAGIAQRDPALLERALPIIERSVGLDPENGYRWAARGSALAGLGRIDEAITSLTTAVRYAPNDAQAWATLAQVYETAGEAAMAQNARVHAEEIERGTR